The DNA segment CATTTTCCATTAATAGATTTTGTCTATTTAACTCATGAAGTTGGGCTAAAATATTTTGATATTTGTCATTTTCATTATTCATATATTTCCTTAATTATTATGTTCATTGTTACTGTTTTTTATATATAAAACTAAATTATTCCAATCAATAAGTTCACTATTTTGTGAAAATACTGTGTCAAATGTTTTTTTGTTCCAATATAAAAAACTTAATGGATCTAGGCTTTTATCTAAATATTTTACTTCATAATGTAAATGAGGACCATTACTTGTTCCAGTGTTGCCAGAAAGTCCTATTATTGTCCCTTTTTTTACTATTTGTCCAACATTTACAAATATTTTATCAAGATGGGCATATAAAGTTTCAAAGCCATAGTTATGAACTATTTTTATTACTTTTCCATATCCTTCATTATCATTTTCATTTATATTTGAAACTATGCCATCAGCTGTTGTATAAACATCAGTTCCTATTTTTGCTCTTAAATCAAGCCCTGAATGAAATAGTGACTTATTAAATATTGGGTGAAATCTTGTGCCATACTTTGAAGTAATAAACACTTTTTCCAATGGTGAGGCACTTGGAATAGAAGTTAATATATAACTTTTATCTTTGTCTTCAAATTTTGTATTAAGGTAAATATCCTTTTTATTTGACAAATCTAAACCTATATTTAAAAGCTTTTGTAAATCTTCTAGTTGAGAGTTTAATTGTTCAATTTCATTTATTCTATTATTAATTTGTATTTTATAAAGCTCATCTTTAGTTTTCAATTCACTTTTTAAATCTGTAATGCCAAAATTTAAAAAGATTATATATGAAGAGAGCAATATTAATATTATTAAAAATATAATAATATCTCTTTTTTTTATTAAATTTTCAGATCTCACATTTTTTCAATATTTTAGAAATTTGTTTATTTATAATCTGTTAAGTCATCCATCGAGACTATTAAATCTTTTCCTGCAATTTTCCCATATTTGTCACCAATAGCAGAGGTATATACTCTTTCTATTCTAATTTTGTTTCCTTCAACATAAAAAGAGTTTTTAATCTTTTTGTCATCTATTAGTGTAGTATTATAAAGGTTATTATAAGGGAAAACTTCAATTTTACTTGGTATTATTCGATAATAAGTATAGCTTATTTTTTTTGTCGGTTTTATTTCAGTATCTTCTGATAAACTGTTTTCTGTTATGTCATCTTTTGTAGTTTGTTCAACATCATTTTGTGTTTGGGGTTGTCTATTAATGGTACATCCTACAAATAGTATTATTAATGTACAAATTAAAAGTATATTTTTCATTTTGATCCTTTTATTTAAATAAAATTTGTTTTCTTAAATGATTTTTTTCATCTTGGAATTTGACATATATAGGAGTTAATTTATATATTTTGAATCCAAAAAGCATATCATTTTCATTATAACTATGTTCATTAAAAACTAAACTACCATCTTGGTATTTAATTTTATTTTTATAGTTATGAATTTCATCCAATGAATTTAGTTTAATTTCATTAGAAGAGACGTTAGATGGTGTATTCACTGCAAGTACTTCTTCTAAATCTCTATTTAGTTCTTCTTCACTCTCTTCTGTGTATTTGTTAATCTCATCATCCAAGTTCCCACTATAAGTAACAATTCTGTCAAGTTTCTCAGCCACATTTTCGGTTGACATAACTACAAGATTTTCATCATATATATCATCATTTAACGTAGATATATTATTACTATTATCTATTTTTTCATTTGTTGATATGTTATTTGTAGTTAGTTCATCTTTTTTATTTATTTCAATTGAATTAATTTCTTTTATTGATTCATTTGAAGATAAAGTACTTTGTTGTGGGATGCTTTTATCTTCTTTATTAAAAATAAAAAATGTTAAAAATAGAATAAATAGTGTTGTAAAAGTAGGAATAGCATACTTTTTATATTGAACAAAAAAGTCTTTATTAGTATTATCTTTGATTTTTAGTTTTAGTATATTTATAATATTTATTATTTTCTCTTTTTTTGTTATATCTTTTTCTTGAGAAATAGAAGCTATTTCAACCTTCTCTTCAATAT comes from the Halarcobacter ebronensis genome and includes:
- a CDS encoding M23 family metallopeptidase → MKTKDELYKIQINNRINEIEQLNSQLEDLQKLLNIGLDLSNKKDIYLNTKFEDKDKSYILTSIPSASPLEKVFITSKYGTRFHPIFNKSLFHSGLDLRAKIGTDVYTTADGIVSNINENDNEGYGKVIKIVHNYGFETLYAHLDKIFVNVGQIVKKGTIIGLSGNTGTSNGPHLHYEVKYLDKSLDPLSFLYWNKKTFDTVFSQNSELIDWNNLVLYIKNSNNEHNN